Sequence from the Nitrospirota bacterium genome:
GGTCAGACGGAAGGCAAGAAAATCCGATTTTCTTACAGGCCGACGCGGCGCATCTATCCGAGCAGCAGTTCGACCAGACGGTCCAGCTCAGCCGGCGTGAAATAATCGATCTGTATCTGGCCCCCGCTGCGCCCCTTGACGATGCTCACCCTGGTTCCCAGGCGTCGCTGGAGCCGTTCTTCCACATCCGGATAGGCTCTAACTGCACGGCCCTGCTTGGGCTTAGCCGATCGAGGCTGGCTGGTGGCCAGCCGCTCGGCCTGGCGGACGGACAACTCAGCCGACACAATGTGACGCGCCAGCTTGAGTTGGGCTTCCGCCTTTGAGCAACCGAGTAAGACCTTCGCATGGCCTGTCGAGATCTTGCCAGACTCTACTAAGCTCTTAATTTCATTGGGTAAATTTACAAGTCTGGCAATGTTTGCCACCGATGACCTGTCTTTCCCTATCTGATGGGCAATCGCATCTTGGGTAAATCCGAACTCCTTGGCCATACGCTGGTAGGCCCGCGCCGCCTCCATCGGATTGAGGTCCTCCCGTTGAAGGTTTTCCAGAAGGGCCAGGACCAGGGCCTGTTCATCGGTACTGTTCCGAATCGTCACCGGCACATGGCGCAAGCCAGCCAGCTTGGCCGCGCGCAAGCGGCGCTCCCCGGCGATCAACTCAAAGAACCCGTCACCTTTGCGGCGGACTACAAGTGGCTGGAGAATGCCATGCTGCTTCAGGGAATCGGATAACTGGGCCAGTTCGGCTTCGTGAAACTCGGTCCTCGGTTGGTACCGGTTCGGGATGATCTGCTCGATGGGAACCTGTTGCGACTCACCCCCTGCTCCAGGCGGCTTCGCCCCTCCGGTCGGCAGCAAGGCATCCAGTCCCTTACCGAGGGCTCGCTTTTCCATGATTGAGCAACTCCTTG
This genomic interval carries:
- a CDS encoding ParB/RepB/Spo0J family partition protein, which produces MEKRALGKGLDALLPTGGAKPPGAGGESQQVPIEQIIPNRYQPRTEFHEAELAQLSDSLKQHGILQPLVVRRKGDGFFELIAGERRLRAAKLAGLRHVPVTIRNSTDEQALVLALLENLQREDLNPMEAARAYQRMAKEFGFTQDAIAHQIGKDRSSVANIARLVNLPNEIKSLVESGKISTGHAKVLLGCSKAEAQLKLARHIVSAELSVRQAERLATSQPRSAKPKQGRAVRAYPDVEERLQRRLGTRVSIVKGRSGGQIQIDYFTPAELDRLVELLLG